One genomic segment of Arthrobacter sp. Marseille-P9274 includes these proteins:
- a CDS encoding dipeptidase — protein sequence MTTREETGRPAPQSDEWNVDAAALAAAVDGRMGQTISTLEQLVAIPGIAWEAFDPADLLHSAETVADLIRGLGIEDVQVLSVPNGEKPGGPAVVARRPAAPGKPTVLLYAHHDVQPPGDLSLWKTEPFAATEIDGRLYGRGAADDKAGIMAHVGAVEALLAHQGDDFGLGLTFFIEGEEEAGSPTFRSFLETHRELLQADVIIVADSGNWRVGVPALTTSLRGLVDGVVELQVLDHAVHSGMFGGPILDAPTLLARLIATFHDETGAVAIEGLVSTESAAVDYPESDFRRDSSVLESVQLAGTGPIADRLWNKPALSIIGMDVPSVALSSNTLLPSARAKLSLRLAPGQDPAAAVEALAAHIDAHAPFGAIVRFVPGEQGSAFATDTTAPAAQAALWALGKAWGTGPVETGVGGSIPFIADLAELYPAAQILITGVEDPDSRAHSANESLHLGDFRNAILAEALLLARLDSEGL from the coding sequence ATGACCACTCGTGAAGAAACCGGCCGACCTGCACCGCAATCCGACGAATGGAACGTCGACGCTGCTGCCTTGGCTGCCGCCGTCGACGGCCGAATGGGCCAGACGATTTCGACGCTGGAGCAGCTCGTTGCCATCCCCGGCATCGCCTGGGAGGCCTTCGACCCGGCGGACCTGCTGCATAGCGCCGAGACCGTGGCGGACCTGATCCGCGGCCTGGGAATCGAGGACGTGCAAGTGCTGAGTGTTCCCAACGGCGAAAAGCCCGGCGGCCCGGCCGTCGTGGCCCGGCGCCCGGCCGCACCGGGCAAGCCGACCGTCCTGCTGTATGCGCACCATGACGTCCAGCCGCCCGGGGACCTCTCGCTCTGGAAGACGGAGCCGTTCGCCGCCACCGAGATCGACGGCAGGCTCTACGGCAGGGGGGCCGCGGACGACAAGGCAGGCATCATGGCGCATGTCGGCGCCGTCGAAGCACTTCTGGCGCACCAGGGCGATGATTTCGGCCTCGGCCTGACGTTCTTTATCGAGGGCGAGGAAGAAGCAGGCTCCCCAACCTTCCGATCCTTCCTGGAAACCCACCGTGAGCTGTTGCAGGCCGACGTCATCATCGTGGCGGACTCCGGCAACTGGCGGGTGGGGGTGCCGGCGCTGACCACGAGCCTGCGGGGACTGGTCGATGGCGTGGTCGAACTGCAGGTCCTTGACCACGCCGTCCATTCCGGTATGTTCGGCGGGCCGATCCTCGATGCGCCGACGCTGCTGGCCCGGTTGATCGCGACCTTCCATGATGAGACGGGCGCTGTGGCCATCGAGGGGCTGGTCAGCACGGAGTCGGCCGCGGTCGACTATCCAGAGTCCGACTTCCGCCGGGACAGTTCGGTCCTCGAATCCGTCCAGCTGGCCGGGACGGGGCCGATCGCGGACCGGCTGTGGAACAAGCCGGCTCTGTCCATCATCGGGATGGACGTCCCCAGCGTCGCCCTCAGCTCCAACACCTTGTTGCCCTCGGCGCGCGCAAAGCTCAGCCTCCGGCTGGCACCGGGCCAGGATCCGGCGGCGGCCGTGGAAGCCCTGGCCGCCCACATTGATGCCCATGCTCCTTTCGGCGCAATAGTGCGGTTCGTTCCGGGCGAGCAGGGCAGCGCGTTCGCCACGGACACCACCGCCCCGGCCGCCCAGGCCGCGCTGTGGGCGCTCGGCAAGGCGTGGGGGACCGGGCCGGTGGAGACGGGCGTTGGCGGCTCCATCCCGTTCATCGCGGACCTGGCCGAGCTCTACCCGGCTGCCCAGATCCTGATCACCGGCGTGGAGGACCCGGACTCCCGGGCGCATTCTGCGAACGAGTCCCTGCACTTGGGAGATTTCCGCAATGCCATACTCGCCGAGGCCCTGCTGCTGGCCCGGCTCGACAGCGAAGGCCTGTAG
- a CDS encoding DUF3043 domain-containing protein, giving the protein MFGRKKEAANAPETTDQLAPEANRGPGKGTPTPRRKDQEAARKRPLVPNDRKAAKESSRHAAQEERIRMRQAMDTGDERYLPLRDKGPQKRFVRDFVDARWVLGEFLIIFALIFVLLSFVRDLNVQAFILVGFWVLLGLVAVDAFILGRQLKSRLVAKFGEVERGAIWYGVMRGLQLRRMRLPKPQVKRGQYPS; this is encoded by the coding sequence GTGTTTGGACGTAAAAAAGAGGCTGCGAACGCGCCGGAAACCACAGACCAGCTTGCACCGGAGGCCAACCGCGGCCCGGGCAAGGGCACGCCGACTCCTCGCCGGAAGGACCAGGAAGCCGCGCGCAAGCGGCCGCTGGTGCCGAACGACCGCAAGGCCGCCAAGGAATCCAGCCGCCATGCCGCCCAGGAAGAGCGGATCCGGATGCGCCAGGCGATGGATACCGGGGATGAACGCTACCTCCCGCTGCGGGACAAGGGCCCGCAGAAACGCTTCGTGCGCGACTTTGTCGACGCCCGCTGGGTCCTGGGCGAATTCCTCATCATCTTCGCCCTCATCTTCGTCCTGCTCAGCTTTGTCCGCGACCTGAACGTCCAGGCCTTCATCCTCGTCGGCTTCTGGGTGCTGCTGGGCCTGGTGGCGGTCGACGCCTTCATTCTTGGCCGGCAGCTCAAGTCGCGACTGGTGGCAAAGTTCGGCGAGGTCGAGCGCGGCGCCATCTGGTACGGCGTCATGCGCGGCCTGCAGCTCCGCCGGATGCGGCTGCCCAAGCCCCAGGTCAAGCGCGGCCAGTACCCCTCCTGA
- a CDS encoding quinone-dependent dihydroorotate dehydrogenase, whose product MRLYPLFFRAAFSWMDPERAHTIGFRMIRLAHSAGAGALLRRVTAPAPSLRTEALGLTFPSPFGLAAGFDKEGHGIEALFDLGFGAVEVGTITGSAQPGNPKPRLFRLVEDRAVINRMGFNNDGAAAVAPRLSAARRSIERRFGASRPVIGVNIGKTKTVELADAVDDYLKSTRLLAPHADYLVVNVSSPNTPGLRLLQSVETLRPLLAAVGETADSVARRHVPLLVKIAPDLSDEDIDDVANLALELKLDGIIATNTTIGRAGLKSDAAKVAACGDGGLSGAPLKQRSLEVLRRLRVAAGDRLVLVAVGGVETADDVRERLDAGATLVQGYTAFLYEGPFWAARINRSLARRR is encoded by the coding sequence ATGCGTCTGTACCCACTCTTCTTCCGCGCCGCCTTCTCCTGGATGGACCCGGAACGTGCCCACACTATCGGTTTCCGGATGATCCGCCTGGCCCACTCGGCCGGTGCCGGCGCGCTGCTTCGGCGGGTCACGGCGCCCGCGCCCTCCCTGCGGACCGAGGCGCTGGGGCTGACGTTCCCGTCGCCGTTCGGACTCGCGGCGGGCTTCGACAAGGAAGGCCACGGCATCGAGGCGCTGTTCGACCTGGGCTTCGGCGCCGTCGAGGTCGGGACCATCACGGGATCGGCCCAGCCCGGCAATCCGAAGCCGCGGTTGTTCCGGCTGGTCGAGGACCGTGCGGTCATCAACCGGATGGGATTCAATAACGACGGCGCAGCCGCCGTCGCGCCGAGGCTTTCCGCTGCGCGGCGGTCCATCGAGCGGCGCTTTGGCGCGAGCCGGCCGGTGATCGGCGTCAATATCGGCAAGACCAAGACCGTGGAACTGGCGGACGCCGTCGACGATTACCTCAAGAGCACCCGCCTGCTGGCCCCGCACGCGGACTACCTGGTGGTCAACGTGAGCTCACCAAACACCCCCGGGCTCCGGCTCCTGCAGAGCGTGGAGACCCTGCGGCCGCTGCTGGCCGCGGTGGGGGAGACGGCCGATTCGGTGGCGCGGAGGCACGTCCCGCTGCTGGTCAAGATCGCGCCGGACCTGAGCGACGAGGACATCGACGACGTGGCCAACCTGGCGTTGGAGCTGAAGCTGGATGGCATCATCGCCACGAACACCACGATCGGCAGGGCAGGCCTGAAGTCGGACGCGGCCAAGGTCGCTGCCTGCGGGGACGGCGGCCTGTCGGGGGCACCGCTGAAGCAGCGTTCACTCGAGGTGCTCCGGCGGCTGCGGGTGGCCGCGGGGGACAGGCTGGTGCTGGTCGCGGTCGGGGGCGTGGAAACCGCGGACGACGTAAGGGAGCGCCTGGACGCCGGCGCGACGCTGGTCCAGGGCTACACGGCGTTCCTCTATGAGGGACCGTTCTGGGCGGCGCGCATCAACCGCTCCTTGGCCCGCCGGCGGTAG